The Deinococcus depolymerans genome contains the following window.
AGTACAGGTCGTGGTTCGCCACGATGCGGTCGTACGCGTCCCGCTGCGCGGCGCGGGCGGCGGTCGTCTGCGTGCGCACCACCATCCCGGCCGCCACCTTCGTGCCGCAGGCGCGGCCCACCACGCCGTTGATCTCGACCGCGCAGGTATCACAGGTCTGGATGGGACCCAGCTGCGGGTGGTAACACACCTGCGCCAGCTCGATCTGCGCGCGGTTGATCACGTCCACCAGCGGCTCGCCCACCCACGCCACCTGCGGCGCTCCGTCCACCGTCACCTGAACCTGCTCTCCACGTGGCGGCCGGGTCGGCCCCACCATGGAACGGATGTGCACGTCGTTCGGCACGTCAATCTCGCCCATATCTTCCTCCCTGAAGCTTTCAAGGGCGAGTATAGGCACGACCGTTCGACATGAAGGAACTGTCAGATGAAGCCGGACTTCATGAATCCCCCGCTGACCACCCCCAGCCACCCCGACCGTCCCGCATCACCGAACCCCGACCGCGCCCGCACTACAGCACCAGCACCCCGTGATGCTTGGCCTTCTCCTGCGGCTCCACGTGAATACTGATCGAACACTGCGGCGTCTCCGCACGGATCGCGTCCTCCAGCCGGTCACAGATGCTGTGCGCCTCCTGCACCGTCATGTCCCCCGGCACCACCATGTGAAACTCGATGAACGTCACACTCCCCGCATGCCGGGTCCGCAGGTCGTGCATCTCCAGCGCACCCTGCCCGTGCAGACTCATCGCCTGCCGGATCTTCGCCTCGGTCTCCGGGTCCACCGCCGCGTCCATCAGGCCGCCCACACTCTCACGCACCAGCAGCCACCCGCTCCAGAGGATGTTCAGCGCCACCAGAATCGCCAGCAGCGGATCCAGCCACGCCAGACCCGTCAGACGGGCCGCCAGGACCCCCAGCAGCACCCCCACGCTGGTCACCACGTCACTGAAGATGTGCCGCCCGTCCGCCAGCAACGCCGGCGAACGCAACGCCCGCCCCTGACGCAGCAGCACCGACGCCCACACCGCGTTCAGCAGGCCCGCCCCCAGGTTCACGCCCAGCCCCGCCAGTCCCAGCCCCACCTGCCCACCGGCCGCCACCGGGTTCAGCAGCGCCGGCAGCGCCTCGCGCACGATCGCGGCCGCCGCCAGCACGATCAGCACGCCCTCGGCCACCGCGCTGAAGTACTCGGCCTTCGTGTGCCCGTACGGGTGATTGGCGTCCGCCGGGCGGGCCGCGACCCGCAGCGCCATCAGCGCCGCCACCGCCGCCGCCACGTTGATGATGCTCTCCAGCGCGTCCGAGTACAGCGCCACGCTGCCCGTCATCAGGTACGCCACGTACTTCAGGGCCAGCACCACGACCGCCACGAGAATGCTGCCCAGCGCCAGTCTGGACGCGCGGGAGGAGGTCTGCACGGAGGTCGAGGAAGCCGTCACCCGTGGAGCGTAGCAGGGTTAGGCAACCCGAAAACCGTGCCCAGCCCGGGAACACGTCCAGCCCACCCATTACGCCCAGGGCAGAACGCAGGCTGGTACAATTCCCAGGTGAACCCGCCCGACCTGCTCGCCCAACTGAACCCCACCCAGGCACAGGCCGCCGACCACTACACCGGCCCCGCCCTCGTCATCGCCGGCGCCGGCAGCGGCAAGACCCGCACCCTCATCTACCGCATCGCCCACCTGATCGGCCACTACGGCGCCGACCCCGGCGAGATCCTCGCCGTCACCTTCACCAACAAGGCCGCCGCCGAGATGCGCGAACGCGCCAGCCACCTCGTCCCCGGCGCCGACAAACTCTGGATGAGCACCTTCCACAGCGCCGGCGTCCGCATCCTGCGCGCCTACGGCGAACACATCGGCCTGAGACGCGGCTTCGTCATCTACGACGACGACGACCAGCTCGACGTCCTCAAGGACATCATGGGCAGCCTCCCCGGCATCGGCCCCGACACCAACCCCCGCGTCCTGCGCGGCATCCTCGACCGCGCCAAGAGCAACCTCCAGACCCCCAGCGACCTCGACCGCGCCCACGAACCCTACCTCAGCGGCATCCCCAAAGAGACAGCCGCCGAAGCCTACCGCCGCTACGAAACACGCAAGAAAGCCCAGAACGCCATCGACTTCGGCGACCTCATCACCGAAACCGTCCGCCTGTTCCGCGACGTCCCCGCCGTCCTGAACGCCGTCCAGAACCGCGCCCGCTTCATTCACGTCGACGAGTACCAGGACACCAACAAAGCCCAGTACGAACTGACCCGCCTGCTCGCCTCCAGAGACCGCAACCTGCTGGTCGTCGGGGACCCCGACCAGTGCCTGCCGCCCGGCACCCTGATCGGCACGCCACAGGGACCGCGCCCCATCGAAACCATCGCAGAAGGAGACACCGTGTGCGGCGTCGGCGCGTCCGGCACGCGCCTGCCCGCGCAGGTCACGCACGTCAAACGCGGTCACTCGAGCGGACCCCTCTGGAACGTGCAGACGGCAGAACACACGCTGCGCGGCACGCCGCACCACATCGTCCTCGCGCGGCACCAGCCCATGGACGGACAGTGGTACGTGTACCTGATGTACCGCGAGGACCGCGGCTACCGCGTGGGCCTGACCGTCGGCGCGAGGCAGAACAGCGAGGGGCACACCGACTACGGTTACCGCGTCCGCCTGAACCAGGAAAACGGAGACAAGGTCTGGGTCCTGCGCGTCTGCGACACCCGCGCCGACGCCGCGTACTGGGAAGCGCTGTACGCCGCCCGCTACGGCCTGCCCACCGCGCTGTTCCACGGCGTCGGCCGGAACCTCGCCATGGGCGACGACCACCTGCAACGCCTGTTCCGCGAGATCGACACGCCCGCCGCCGCCCGCCGCCTGATGACGGACCTGCACCTGCACCCGGACTTCCCGCACCACCGCCCGCAGAACGGCGTCAGGCGCCAGAGCCTGAACCTCATCATGTTCCAGGACCACCGGCACGGCAGCGTCGGCTACCACCGCATCCAGTGGAGCAGCAACCGCGCCGACATCGCCGCGAAACTCACGGACGCCGGGCACCCCGTCCGCACGAACGGACGCGGCGGCTACCGCCTCGAACTC
Protein-coding sequences here:
- a CDS encoding cation diffusion facilitator family transporter; translated protein: MTASSTSVQTSSRASRLALGSILVAVVVLALKYVAYLMTGSVALYSDALESIINVAAAVAALMALRVAARPADANHPYGHTKAEYFSAVAEGVLIVLAAAAIVREALPALLNPVAAGGQVGLGLAGLGVNLGAGLLNAVWASVLLRQGRALRSPALLADGRHIFSDVVTSVGVLLGVLAARLTGLAWLDPLLAILVALNILWSGWLLVRESVGGLMDAAVDPETEAKIRQAMSLHGQGALEMHDLRTRHAGSVTFIEFHMVVPGDMTVQEAHSICDRLEDAIRAETPQCSISIHVEPQEKAKHHGVLVL